A genome region from Alicyclobacillus acidocaldarius subsp. acidocaldarius DSM 446 includes the following:
- a CDS encoding ATP-dependent Clp protease ATP-binding subunit, whose product MPFIHPEFILGGNFPFDDLFRQMSGQPMGQPVQTLPGGGKNGGVLEQFGRNLTELAKAGKIDPLIGREDEIERTLEILNRRNKNNPVLIGEPGVGKTAIVEGIALRIAEGRVPKKLLGKTIYALDVASLVADTGIRGQFESRMKQLIAELESRQDVIAFIDEIHLLVGAGASQGGLDAGNILKPALARGDIQVIGATTLDEYRQIEKDPALERRFQPVMVDEPSVEEAVRILEGLRPRYEAYHGVRYTDGAIRACVTLSHRYIGDRFLPDKAIDLMDEAGSKANLQYGGDRASIEERLAAIAREKEAAIRQEAYERAATLKAEEEKLRAELAHAAGASDVPVVDEEQIAAIVEAKTGIPVTRMQADEQAKLKNLEADLAAVVIGQDEAVRQVARAIRRSRVGLRRGDRPIGSFLFVGPTGVGKTEMARRLAEILFGSKDAMIRLDMSEYMEKHSVSKLIGAPPGYVGYEQAGQLTEQVRRHPYSLILVDEIEKAHPDVQHIFLQIMEDGRLTDSQGRTVSFKDTLIIMTSNAGEVERKSHVGFTTKPDEEERVDVDLGDLSAYFKPEFLNRFDAIVRFRPLGQAEVQRIVELMLAEVRELLAERGVTLSWTEEAVHWLAKRGYHPAFGARPLRRTVQTYVEDPIADRLIDEEVREVRLDVEGDALVVQTSESVTSA is encoded by the coding sequence ATGCCATTCATTCATCCAGAGTTCATCCTGGGCGGGAATTTCCCGTTCGATGATTTGTTTCGTCAGATGAGCGGCCAACCCATGGGGCAGCCCGTGCAGACGCTGCCCGGTGGTGGCAAGAACGGCGGTGTGCTTGAGCAGTTTGGCCGCAATCTCACCGAGCTGGCGAAAGCGGGGAAGATCGATCCGCTGATCGGCCGCGAGGACGAGATCGAGCGCACGCTGGAAATCCTGAATCGGCGCAACAAGAACAACCCCGTCCTCATTGGTGAGCCGGGCGTGGGCAAGACCGCTATCGTCGAAGGCATCGCCCTGCGCATCGCAGAAGGGCGGGTGCCGAAGAAGCTTTTGGGCAAGACGATCTACGCGCTCGACGTGGCTTCGCTGGTGGCGGATACCGGGATCCGGGGCCAATTCGAGAGCCGCATGAAGCAACTTATCGCCGAACTTGAGTCTCGCCAGGACGTCATTGCGTTCATCGACGAGATCCATCTGTTGGTCGGGGCCGGCGCCTCGCAGGGAGGGCTCGACGCCGGGAACATTCTCAAGCCTGCGTTGGCGCGTGGAGACATCCAGGTGATTGGGGCCACGACGCTCGACGAATACCGTCAAATTGAGAAGGATCCGGCGCTCGAGCGCAGGTTCCAGCCCGTGATGGTGGACGAGCCGTCCGTCGAGGAGGCCGTGCGCATTCTCGAAGGGCTGCGGCCGCGGTACGAGGCATATCACGGCGTTCGCTACACGGATGGAGCGATTCGCGCGTGCGTGACGCTCTCTCACCGCTACATTGGGGACCGCTTCCTCCCCGACAAGGCCATCGACTTGATGGATGAGGCCGGATCGAAGGCCAACTTGCAGTACGGAGGGGATCGCGCGAGCATCGAGGAGCGCCTCGCCGCCATCGCGAGGGAAAAAGAGGCGGCAATTCGCCAGGAGGCTTACGAGCGCGCGGCCACGTTGAAGGCCGAAGAGGAGAAGCTTCGCGCGGAACTGGCTCATGCGGCAGGCGCGTCCGACGTGCCCGTCGTCGATGAGGAGCAGATTGCGGCCATTGTCGAGGCGAAGACGGGCATCCCGGTGACGCGGATGCAGGCCGATGAGCAGGCCAAGCTCAAGAACCTGGAGGCCGATCTCGCCGCCGTCGTGATCGGCCAGGATGAGGCGGTTCGCCAAGTGGCTCGAGCCATTCGCCGCAGCCGCGTGGGGCTGCGCAGGGGCGACCGACCCATCGGCAGCTTCCTGTTCGTCGGACCGACGGGCGTGGGGAAGACCGAGATGGCCCGGAGGCTTGCGGAAATCCTGTTTGGATCGAAGGACGCGATGATCCGGCTCGACATGAGCGAGTACATGGAGAAGCACTCGGTGTCGAAGCTCATCGGCGCGCCGCCTGGGTACGTGGGATACGAGCAGGCGGGCCAGTTGACGGAGCAGGTTCGCCGTCACCCGTACAGCCTCATTCTGGTAGACGAGATCGAAAAGGCGCACCCGGACGTGCAGCATATCTTCCTCCAGATCATGGAGGACGGGCGTCTGACCGACAGCCAAGGTCGTACGGTGAGCTTCAAGGACACGCTCATCATCATGACGTCGAACGCAGGCGAGGTGGAGCGGAAGAGCCACGTCGGCTTCACCACGAAGCCCGACGAGGAAGAGCGCGTCGATGTCGATCTCGGCGATCTCTCTGCGTACTTCAAGCCGGAGTTCCTGAACCGGTTTGACGCCATTGTCCGGTTCCGCCCCCTGGGGCAGGCCGAGGTGCAGCGCATTGTCGAGCTGATGCTCGCGGAGGTGCGCGAGCTTCTCGCCGAGCGGGGCGTGACGCTTTCCTGGACCGAGGAGGCCGTGCACTGGCTGGCGAAGCGCGGCTATCACCCGGCCTTCGGCGCGCGGCCGCTCCGCCGCACCGTCCAGACGTATGTCGAAGACCCAATCGCGGACCGGTTGATCGACGAAGAGGTGCGCGAGGTGCGCTTGGATGTCGAAGGAGACGCACTGGTGGTGCAAACGTCAGAGTCCGTAACGTCTGCATGA
- the ilvA gene encoding threonine ammonia-lyase, with protein sequence MQDRSLPTLEDIERARERIRGSALYTPLDYSETFSRLSDNEVYLKLENLQKTGSFKLRGALNKITVLAESGTLTGVVAASAGNHAQGVAYAARGRGVPCTIVMPEGASLAKIMATQRYGARVVLHGDDYDAAYGHASEIAMREGLTYIHAFDDPDIIAGQGTIGLEIAEQLPDVSAVIVPMGGGGLAAGIAIALKSLRPGVKIYGVQAKAVPAFRHALDLGAIETVPGEPTIADGIAVRRPGVLTFEAAKRYIDDVVVVEEDEIARAMILLMERSKLVVEGAAATTIAAVLGKKVPAGLGKVVAVLSGGNVDVVVLSRIIEHGLVESGRYLRLAVTIQDRVGALRDLLDIVARLRANVLTVHHQRVGSHIHLGQTEVEIDLETRDHAHIRLICDTLRQAGYEPVIRD encoded by the coding sequence TTGCAGGATCGGTCGCTACCCACCTTGGAGGATATCGAACGGGCGAGAGAGCGGATTCGAGGGAGCGCGCTGTATACGCCGCTCGACTACTCCGAGACGTTTTCGCGCCTGTCCGACAACGAGGTCTATCTCAAACTGGAGAACTTGCAGAAGACGGGATCGTTCAAGTTGCGCGGCGCGCTGAACAAGATCACGGTGCTCGCGGAGTCGGGCACCCTGACTGGCGTTGTCGCCGCGTCCGCGGGTAACCACGCGCAGGGCGTCGCCTATGCGGCGCGAGGGCGCGGGGTGCCATGCACCATCGTCATGCCGGAAGGAGCGAGCCTCGCCAAAATTATGGCCACGCAGCGGTACGGGGCGCGCGTGGTGCTCCACGGCGACGATTACGACGCCGCATACGGGCACGCGAGCGAGATCGCCATGCGCGAGGGGCTCACCTACATTCACGCGTTTGACGATCCCGACATCATCGCCGGTCAGGGAACCATTGGGCTCGAGATTGCGGAGCAGTTGCCGGACGTGAGCGCCGTCATCGTGCCGATGGGAGGTGGCGGGCTCGCGGCGGGCATCGCCATCGCGCTCAAATCCCTGCGCCCTGGCGTGAAAATCTATGGCGTTCAGGCAAAGGCCGTGCCCGCGTTCCGCCACGCGCTCGATCTCGGCGCCATCGAGACGGTGCCGGGCGAGCCGACCATCGCAGACGGCATCGCGGTGCGGCGGCCCGGTGTGCTGACGTTCGAGGCTGCGAAGCGGTACATCGACGACGTGGTCGTCGTGGAGGAGGACGAGATCGCCCGCGCGATGATCCTGCTCATGGAGCGGTCGAAGCTCGTGGTGGAGGGCGCAGCGGCCACCACCATCGCAGCCGTGCTGGGGAAAAAGGTGCCGGCGGGGCTCGGCAAGGTCGTGGCCGTGTTGTCCGGCGGCAACGTCGACGTGGTGGTGCTGTCGCGGATCATCGAACACGGGCTGGTGGAATCAGGGCGTTACCTGCGCCTCGCCGTGACGATTCAGGACCGCGTGGGCGCGCTGCGGGATCTGCTTGACATCGTCGCCCGGCTCCGCGCGAACGTGCTCACGGTGCACCATCAGCGCGTAGGATCGCACATCCACCTCGGGCAGACGGAGGTCGAGATCGACCTCGAGACGCGCGATCACGCCCACATCCGGCTGATCTGCGACACGCTGCGCCAGGCGGGGTACGAGCCGGTCATCCGGGATTGA
- the mmgD gene encoding citrate synthase, which yields MTEAYRPGLENVIACETEISFLDVDHEEIVLRGYDLIDLAKKVSYIDIIGLLIDKRLPNEAERQEIEHTLKSHRQVPLNIWAILKQLPPTTHPMDMLRTGVSALSGFDPNLDDQSPAANRERAMRLLAQVPQIVAASHHIAHGRDPIPPKDDLSFVANGLYMITGREPSADEVKYFDQVLMVYCEHELPNSTFAARVITSTLSDMYGALTGAVASLKGPLHGGANEAVMEMLLEAETVEGFERLIRSKLANKEKIMGFGHRVYMRKMDPRAQMMKEALQEMAESNPEAKKWLDMCVAGETIMREEKGLYPNLDYYAAPVMYMLGIPVPLFTPVFFAARVVGLSAHVMEQLANNRIFRPRVLYKGPRGLKA from the coding sequence ATGACCGAAGCGTACAGACCCGGTTTGGAAAACGTGATCGCATGTGAGACGGAGATCTCGTTTTTGGATGTCGATCACGAAGAGATTGTCCTGCGCGGATACGACCTGATCGATCTCGCCAAGAAAGTGTCGTATATTGATATCATTGGCCTGCTCATTGACAAGCGCTTGCCTAACGAGGCGGAACGGCAGGAAATTGAGCACACGCTGAAGTCGCATCGCCAGGTGCCGTTGAACATCTGGGCCATCCTCAAGCAGCTGCCGCCGACTACGCATCCCATGGACATGTTGCGCACCGGCGTATCGGCACTCTCGGGGTTTGACCCAAATCTCGACGATCAGTCGCCTGCGGCGAACCGCGAGCGGGCGATGCGGCTCCTGGCCCAGGTTCCGCAAATCGTGGCGGCGAGCCATCACATCGCTCATGGCCGGGATCCGATTCCGCCGAAGGACGATCTCTCCTTCGTCGCAAACGGCCTGTACATGATCACCGGACGTGAGCCGAGCGCCGACGAGGTGAAGTACTTCGATCAGGTGCTCATGGTCTACTGCGAGCACGAGTTGCCGAACTCCACGTTCGCGGCGCGCGTCATCACGTCCACGCTGTCCGACATGTACGGGGCGCTGACAGGCGCGGTGGCGTCGCTGAAGGGGCCGCTGCACGGCGGGGCGAACGAGGCGGTCATGGAGATGTTGCTCGAAGCGGAGACCGTGGAGGGCTTCGAGCGGCTGATCCGCTCCAAGCTCGCGAACAAGGAGAAGATCATGGGGTTCGGCCATCGCGTGTACATGCGCAAGATGGATCCCCGCGCCCAGATGATGAAGGAAGCCCTCCAGGAGATGGCCGAATCGAATCCCGAGGCCAAGAAGTGGCTTGATATGTGCGTGGCGGGCGAGACCATCATGCGGGAGGAGAAGGGGCTGTATCCGAACCTCGACTACTACGCGGCGCCGGTCATGTACATGCTCGGAATCCCGGTTCCGCTCTTCACGCCGGTGTTCTTCGCGGCGCGCGTCGTGGGGCTTTCGGCGCACGTCATGGAGCAGTTGGCGAACAACCGCATTTTCCGCCCGCGCGTGTTGTACAAAGGGCCGCGCGGCCTGAAGGCGTAA
- the prpB gene encoding methylisocitrate lyase, which translates to MAWLVEEQPSQEQLAKRFLERIQEPRILKIPGAHDGLTARIAKQAGFEAIYLSGAAYTASRGLPDLGIVYSNEVAERASDLVRASGLPVLVDIDTGYGGVLNVARTAKEMVEARVAAVQIEDQVMPKKCGHLNGKKLVEPSEMVEKIRMLKTVAPTLMVVARSDAKSVEGLEALVERANRYVEAGADAVFPEALTTEEEFRYVAERVRVPLLANMTEFGKTPYYTADQFESWGYRMVIYPVTSVRVAAKAIERVFEAIQREGTQKSFLSEMQSREELYQTIRYFDYEALDEHIAKTVLEDSMKRADR; encoded by the coding sequence TTGGCGTGGCTGGTGGAAGAGCAACCGAGCCAAGAGCAGTTGGCCAAGCGGTTCCTCGAGCGCATTCAGGAGCCGCGGATCCTCAAAATCCCCGGCGCGCACGACGGGCTGACGGCGCGCATCGCGAAGCAGGCGGGATTTGAAGCCATCTACCTGTCCGGCGCGGCGTACACGGCGAGCCGCGGACTGCCCGATCTCGGCATCGTGTACTCGAACGAAGTCGCTGAGCGCGCGTCCGATCTCGTCCGGGCCTCCGGCCTGCCGGTGCTCGTCGACATCGACACCGGCTACGGCGGCGTGCTCAACGTCGCGCGCACCGCGAAGGAGATGGTCGAAGCGCGCGTGGCGGCGGTGCAGATTGAAGATCAGGTCATGCCCAAGAAGTGCGGGCATTTGAACGGCAAGAAGCTCGTCGAGCCGTCGGAGATGGTGGAGAAGATCCGCATGTTGAAGACGGTGGCGCCCACGCTCATGGTGGTGGCCCGATCCGATGCGAAAAGCGTGGAGGGACTCGAAGCGCTCGTGGAGCGCGCCAATCGGTACGTGGAGGCGGGCGCGGACGCCGTTTTCCCGGAGGCCTTGACGACGGAAGAGGAGTTCCGCTATGTTGCGGAGCGGGTTCGTGTTCCGCTGCTCGCGAACATGACGGAATTCGGGAAGACGCCCTACTACACCGCGGACCAGTTCGAGTCGTGGGGCTATCGCATGGTGATTTATCCCGTGACGAGCGTCCGCGTGGCGGCGAAGGCCATCGAGCGCGTGTTCGAAGCGATTCAGCGCGAGGGGACGCAGAAGTCGTTCCTGTCGGAGATGCAGTCGCGCGAGGAGCTGTACCAAACCATCCGCTACTTCGATTACGAGGCGCTCGACGAGCACATCGCCAAGACGGTGCTCGAGGATTCGATGAAGCGCGCGGACAGATGA
- the paaD gene encoding 1,2-phenylacetyl-CoA epoxidase subunit PaaD codes for MTIRSRSEEAVWQALARVPDPELPVVSVIDLGMVKSVAVDDRGARVELIPTFLGCPALGWIADKVRAALAEQGLEAEVAFALDVVWEPSRITPDGIEKLREMGVAVPAKGDAAPVACPYCGARDTDIESLFGPTPCRAVYYCRACRQPFEAMKP; via the coding sequence GTGACCATCCGCTCGAGGTCCGAGGAGGCGGTCTGGCAGGCGCTCGCCCGCGTGCCGGATCCCGAGTTGCCCGTGGTGAGCGTGATCGATCTCGGCATGGTGAAATCGGTGGCGGTGGACGATCGCGGCGCGCGGGTGGAACTTATCCCCACGTTCCTCGGCTGTCCGGCGCTGGGCTGGATTGCAGACAAGGTGCGTGCGGCCCTGGCGGAGCAAGGACTCGAGGCTGAGGTGGCGTTTGCGCTCGACGTGGTCTGGGAGCCAAGTCGCATCACGCCTGACGGGATCGAGAAGCTGCGCGAGATGGGCGTGGCGGTCCCGGCGAAGGGCGATGCCGCGCCTGTCGCGTGTCCGTACTGCGGCGCGCGAGACACGGACATTGAGAGCTTGTTTGGCCCAACGCCGTGCCGCGCCGTGTACTACTGCCGAGCTTGTCGCCAGCCGTTTGAGGCGATGAAGCCGTAA
- a CDS encoding phenylacetic acid degradation protein, which translates to MAMIQVENDRIHEHAVDTSYDVYEIFVQASDLDPHVHVGSLLAPSPEWALQLARENFLRRADAVSVWAVRRGDVHATPDDPDWFAREFDRKYRDVSGYSDNARRWKRFKAQAMNIDDVIADVRKE; encoded by the coding sequence ATGGCGATGATTCAGGTGGAGAACGATCGCATCCACGAGCATGCTGTGGACACGTCCTACGACGTCTACGAAATCTTCGTCCAGGCGTCCGATCTCGACCCGCACGTCCACGTCGGGAGCCTCCTCGCGCCGTCGCCCGAATGGGCACTCCAGCTCGCGCGAGAGAATTTCCTGCGGCGCGCGGACGCCGTCAGCGTATGGGCCGTGCGCCGTGGCGACGTCCACGCGACCCCGGACGATCCCGACTGGTTCGCGCGCGAATTTGACCGGAAGTATCGGGATGTGTCCGGTTACTCCGATAACGCGCGACGGTGGAAGCGCTTCAAGGCGCAGGCGATGAACATCGACGACGTGATCGCGGACGTGCGAAAGGAGTGA
- the paaC gene encoding 1,2-phenylacetyl-CoA epoxidase subunit PaaC, whose protein sequence is MAREGDMQALETILGELALQLGDEELFLGHRDSEWLGLAPEVEEDVAFASIAQDEVRHATFWYELAEASGCGQADALAFDRAALERRHAALCARPNGDWAHTVLRHYLYDAWDAVRLAALAEAGDALWAQGARRMLREEHYHHLHMEKWVVDLGRAGGEAAARLRAAFEALLPDLPDLAAFAVDPQALVDLGILSRPLAELRRAFVARIVPTLSRAGLPVDCVEATLAAHPREGARPLARHDDAAELLATMNGVRSLGAAVW, encoded by the coding sequence GTGGCGAGAGAGGGTGATATGCAAGCGCTCGAAACGATCCTCGGGGAACTTGCCCTACAGCTCGGCGATGAGGAACTGTTCCTCGGCCACCGAGACTCCGAGTGGCTGGGCCTTGCACCGGAAGTGGAAGAGGACGTGGCGTTTGCGTCCATTGCGCAAGACGAGGTGCGCCATGCCACGTTCTGGTACGAGTTGGCCGAGGCGTCTGGGTGCGGTCAGGCAGACGCGCTCGCGTTCGATCGCGCCGCGCTGGAGAGGAGGCACGCAGCCCTCTGTGCGCGGCCAAACGGCGACTGGGCGCACACGGTGCTCCGCCACTACCTGTATGACGCGTGGGACGCCGTTCGCCTCGCCGCGCTGGCGGAAGCGGGGGACGCTCTGTGGGCGCAGGGCGCCCGGCGCATGCTGCGAGAAGAACACTACCACCACCTGCATATGGAGAAGTGGGTCGTCGATCTCGGCCGCGCGGGCGGCGAGGCGGCGGCCAGGCTTCGAGCCGCGTTTGAGGCGCTGCTCCCGGATCTGCCGGATCTCGCAGCCTTTGCGGTGGACCCGCAGGCGCTCGTCGATCTCGGCATCCTGTCGCGGCCCCTCGCGGAATTGCGCCGGGCGTTCGTGGCGCGCATCGTCCCGACGCTTTCGAGGGCGGGGCTGCCCGTGGATTGCGTCGAGGCCACACTGGCCGCTCACCCGCGGGAAGGCGCGCGTCCACTGGCTCGTCACGACGACGCGGCGGAACTCCTCGCGACGATGAACGGCGTGCGCAGCCTCGGCGCGGCCGTGTGGTGA
- a CDS encoding TetR/AcrR family transcriptional regulator, producing the protein MPRPSQKDQILAAARRLFSEKGYHGTTIREIAVEAGVLSGSLYAHIESKEDLLFEIADEGAEAFLLAARAVESKWQHPVDRLREGLRAHIRVVADKQESAKVFFHEWRALSDDRRKVIQSKRDRYEAHWRKWIEEGMAQGAVRKADPKFVRLCLLSVANWVYQWYRPGGEFTPEDIAEHFWTLLFNGIGTGQPAACELLGEA; encoded by the coding sequence ATGCCGAGGCCGAGTCAGAAAGACCAAATTCTCGCCGCGGCGAGGAGGCTGTTCAGCGAAAAGGGATATCATGGCACAACCATCCGCGAAATCGCGGTCGAGGCAGGAGTACTCTCGGGCAGCCTGTACGCGCATATTGAATCGAAAGAAGACTTACTATTCGAAATCGCCGACGAAGGGGCGGAGGCGTTTCTGCTTGCCGCTCGCGCTGTCGAATCCAAGTGGCAACATCCCGTGGATCGCTTGCGCGAGGGACTCCGGGCACACATTCGCGTTGTCGCGGACAAACAGGAGTCGGCAAAGGTGTTCTTTCACGAGTGGCGCGCGCTCTCCGATGACCGGCGGAAGGTGATTCAGTCCAAGCGGGATCGCTACGAAGCGCACTGGCGCAAATGGATTGAGGAGGGCATGGCGCAAGGCGCCGTGCGGAAAGCGGATCCGAAATTCGTGCGACTGTGCCTGCTTTCGGTTGCGAACTGGGTGTATCAGTGGTATCGGCCGGGAGGCGAGTTCACGCCAGAAGATATCGCGGAACACTTCTGGACGCTCTTGTTCAATGGAATCGGAACGGGTCAGCCCGCCGCATGCGAATTGCTGGGCGAGGCGTGA
- a CDS encoding bifunctional 2-methylcitrate dehydratase/aconitate hydratase: protein MSSTVDRQGGRPFDDVIVQMTDYVMKPEVASDEALHIARHVLMDTIGVGLLALSFPECAKHIGPYVPGAVMPGGVRVPGTKYELDPVQTAFNIGVMIRWLDYNDTWLAMEWGHPSDNLGGILAVADYVSREARRRGQKPLTVRQLLERMVQAHEIQGVLALENSLNRRGLDHVLFVKVASTAVTTAMLGGSREQIQNAVSNAWIDNAPLRTYRHAPNTGSRKSWAAGDATSRAVWLAFMALRDEMGYPSALTAPQWGFSDVVMGGKPIVLARPLGSYVMENVLLKISFPAEFHAQTAVECAFQLHPLVKDRLDEIERIVITTHESAIRIIDKKGPLHNPADRDHCIQYMVAVGLIYGDLRAEHYEDETASDPRIDALREKMEVVEDPRYSKDYLDPDKRSIANAVQIFFRDGSHTDKVEVEYPIGHRRRRAEGLPKVIEKFRANLLTRFPEKRAERILDLCLDAERLHETPVDEFMELFVI from the coding sequence ATGAGTTCAACCGTGGATCGCCAGGGCGGACGCCCGTTTGACGACGTGATCGTGCAGATGACGGACTATGTGATGAAGCCAGAGGTCGCGAGCGACGAGGCGCTTCACATTGCGCGCCACGTGCTCATGGACACCATTGGGGTGGGGTTGCTCGCCCTCTCGTTCCCAGAATGCGCGAAGCACATCGGGCCGTACGTGCCTGGGGCCGTGATGCCGGGGGGCGTGCGGGTGCCGGGCACGAAGTACGAGCTCGATCCGGTCCAGACCGCGTTCAACATCGGCGTGATGATCCGCTGGCTCGACTACAACGACACGTGGCTGGCGATGGAATGGGGGCATCCGTCGGACAACCTGGGCGGCATCCTGGCCGTGGCGGATTACGTGAGCCGCGAGGCGCGCAGGCGGGGACAAAAACCCTTGACGGTGCGCCAATTGCTCGAGCGCATGGTGCAGGCGCACGAGATCCAGGGTGTGCTCGCGCTCGAGAACAGCTTGAACCGCCGCGGGCTCGATCACGTCCTGTTCGTGAAAGTGGCTTCGACGGCGGTCACCACCGCGATGCTCGGCGGATCGCGCGAACAGATTCAGAACGCCGTCTCCAACGCGTGGATCGACAACGCGCCGCTCCGCACGTATCGCCACGCACCGAACACGGGATCCCGCAAGTCGTGGGCGGCGGGCGACGCGACGAGCCGCGCCGTGTGGCTCGCGTTCATGGCGCTGCGCGACGAGATGGGCTACCCGAGCGCGCTCACGGCGCCTCAGTGGGGCTTTAGCGACGTGGTCATGGGCGGCAAGCCGATTGTGCTGGCGCGGCCGCTCGGCTCGTACGTGATGGAGAACGTGCTCCTGAAGATCTCCTTCCCGGCGGAGTTCCATGCCCAGACGGCGGTGGAGTGCGCGTTCCAGCTGCATCCGCTCGTGAAGGATCGCCTCGACGAGATCGAGCGCATCGTCATCACGACGCACGAGTCCGCGATTCGCATCATCGACAAAAAAGGGCCGCTTCACAATCCGGCGGATCGGGATCACTGCATCCAATACATGGTCGCGGTGGGACTCATCTACGGCGATCTGCGGGCCGAGCACTACGAGGACGAGACGGCAAGCGATCCGCGGATCGACGCGCTGCGCGAGAAGATGGAGGTCGTCGAGGATCCGCGTTACAGCAAAGATTACCTCGATCCGGACAAGCGCTCCATCGCGAACGCCGTTCAGATCTTCTTCCGCGACGGATCGCACACCGACAAGGTGGAAGTGGAGTATCCCATCGGCCATCGCCGCCGCCGCGCGGAAGGGCTGCCGAAGGTCATTGAAAAGTTCCGCGCGAACCTGTTGACGCGCTTTCCGGAGAAGCGCGCCGAACGCATCCTCGACCTGTGCCTGGACGCCGAGCGGCTGCATGAGACGCCGGTCGACGAGTTCATGGAGCTGTTTGTCATCTGA
- the paaA gene encoding 1,2-phenylacetyl-CoA epoxidase subunit PaaA codes for MPEARMEEFMARIQRGEKIEAHDWMPEDYRLLLLRLIHMHAVSEIMGAYPEKEWVPKAPTLRRKMSLMAKVQDEIGHGQLLLRVAEDLAAPLGRNRIELMDDVITGRVKFHNVFHMEAPTWADAGIIGWLVDGAAIITQTALLDCSYAPYARVLKRICAEESFHMQHGESIILSLAEGESWQREMLQEALNRWWEAILFFFGPPIVTDAARRMMEYRIRSRTNEELRQKFLTRYVPRIRSVGLEIPDSALRFDEEAGLWRYTEPDWERWSRVVRDNTGPKSQERIALRRMAHQDQAWVREALVRACTAAAV; via the coding sequence ATGCCCGAGGCTCGAATGGAAGAGTTCATGGCGCGAATTCAGCGCGGAGAGAAGATCGAGGCGCACGACTGGATGCCTGAAGATTATCGGCTCCTGTTGCTGCGGCTCATTCACATGCACGCCGTGAGCGAGATCATGGGCGCATATCCCGAGAAGGAGTGGGTCCCCAAGGCGCCGACGTTGCGCCGCAAGATGTCGCTCATGGCCAAGGTTCAGGACGAGATCGGCCATGGGCAGCTGCTGCTGCGGGTGGCGGAAGACCTGGCGGCGCCGCTCGGGCGGAACCGGATCGAGCTCATGGACGACGTGATCACGGGCCGCGTCAAGTTTCACAATGTGTTCCACATGGAGGCGCCGACGTGGGCGGACGCCGGCATCATCGGGTGGCTGGTGGATGGCGCGGCCATCATCACGCAGACGGCGCTGCTCGACTGCTCGTACGCGCCCTACGCGCGGGTCTTGAAGCGCATCTGCGCGGAAGAGAGCTTCCACATGCAGCACGGAGAGTCCATCATCCTGTCGCTGGCGGAGGGCGAGTCGTGGCAGCGGGAAATGCTCCAGGAAGCGCTCAACCGCTGGTGGGAGGCCATCCTTTTCTTCTTCGGGCCGCCCATTGTCACCGATGCGGCTCGGCGCATGATGGAGTATCGCATCCGATCGCGCACGAACGAAGAGTTGCGTCAGAAATTCCTCACGCGGTACGTGCCGAGGATCCGGTCGGTTGGCCTCGAGATCCCGGATTCGGCGCTTCGATTCGACGAAGAGGCAGGGCTGTGGCGCTACACGGAACCCGATTGGGAGCGGTGGTCGCGCGTGGTTCGAGACAACACGGGGCCGAAGTCGCAGGAGCGCATCGCGCTGCGCCGCATGGCTCACCAAGATCAGGCGTGGGTCCGCGAGGCGCTCGTCAGGGCGTGCACGGCGGCCGCGGTGTAG